From the genome of Mastacembelus armatus chromosome 21, fMasArm1.2, whole genome shotgun sequence:
ATTAAAGAAATCACTACAAAACCACTGGTTCTTACCTACTACCAGACTGAGAGCATAACCAAAGGGTGCCTGTGCCCAAGCCAGACCGAAGTCTGGCAGGTAGACGTACTCTGCTGTCCCATTAATGTAGCCACCACCCACCCAAGTGGctgaaacaaaaccacaaacagaactattttaatattaaatgtgtTGCCTCTGCCAGGTCCGTGCGTAAAAGACGGAGGTGGCgagatttactgttttttttctcctcatatAGCACACAAATGTGACAGAATGCGCTCACTGGTCAACTCACCGGTCATTGTGAATCCGCCAACAAAGAGTCCGATATCCCTTCCCCCGACCATGATACTCTCGCTCCGGTCCCCGCCATCACTAACTCCGGAGTTCTTATTCTTCCACGCGGCCCAGATCCCCACGAACAGAATAAGGACATAGAAGACCACGATAGCCACAAGACCCTCAGCGTGGATGGCCATGTCCCCGTCGTCTGCTTCCTCCCGCCGTGATCAAGAGCTATTGTGCGCGGAGAACTGGGATCTCATGGAGGGAacttggaaaacacaaaaaagtaaaacactTTTCTGTAGACTGGTTTGTCTTTCACCCGAAATAACAAATGAACTTGTGCAAAACAACTTTAATCAAGTCTATTAAAAGACAGACTGTGCTTTCATACGTATTTTAGAGTTTGACTAAACTCATAcgaaagaaaaacactgatccACAGTGTTTTTTTGAGACTATCAAATTCTTGATGCTACAGGattaaatgtgtgtaatgtgctCCCAGCTTCAAACATCTGATGTCCAGAGCTTTCCACACAGAAGCAATTCAAATCAAAATTCCATGTTGCCTGCGCACAAATAATCTCTAGTTACCGCATATGACCACAGAATCCATGTTCACCAAATTTATGAACCTAAACTAAATGTTTTCCCCAATTTAATGCgtaaagattgaattattgtagCTCAAACATAATCAGGTAGACAACTTTCTTGCAAATAACAAATCAACTAGTCACCACTTGGTTATACGTAACTAGCAAGTTAGACTGTCGGTGAGATTAGACTGTCTCTTTTCGATCTTTGCTCAGTTTACAACAAACGATCCAATTTCTCCTTGAGCAGAAAAGACTACGAAGAGTGGCCATACCTTAATGTATCCACATGACGCATGCAACAGAGGAAGACGAACTCCATCATTTGTCATCAGATCAAAGAATATGcatcagaaaaaataaagtggAACAACCAGTGTCCAACAGATTATTAGTGTTGAGGTTGTTATGTCCATTAAGGTTTTTACGCGCGACTTTAATTACAGACGCTGCGCGCTCCAATGCTGACAGTTTACGCACTCAGTGCCAGCTAATTTTAACTTTATTCTACAAGTGTATATGATATATTATACCCTAATGTgatgtatatttaaaaagtaagcCCACACGCGTTTGTTTCCTGTAGTGCTGCCGTGCGTAAAAGTCAATTAATGCTTTTCAAACCGAAGCCCCTTCGATAAAAAACTGCGAATCACTGACCAAAACAGATCTAAAACATTTGGAATTTGGTTTTATGTGCGATGCTGCATCACTAGAATCAAAACAGGTTTTAGTGAGACCTTTGCGTTGAAGGAAGCTGGTATTGCATTACTGATCTCTGTTTAAATCGAAATCTGCCAATGTAATCAAACGCACTTAGATGCACAACCAACACACTTGTTAAAGACCATAATCGGAGAAACGGACATCATCTTACCTTTCTCTTGGAAAAACCGGTCTAAAtagaaaacagcagcactgtctccaaaaatgattaaaagtaCCACAGATGATGTGGGTAAAATATTCCACGAAGTAATCCTCTTGGAACAAACAaattttcctcttgtttttttaagtCACCGATGCTCGACggaaagagagagtgagggaaagagcgagggagggggagagagggtgGGGTGGTTGGAGGTTGGAGATGAATGGGAGTGGTGGGTTTATTGGGTGCTGTCAGTGTGGTAGATGGTGGATGAATGTCTTCCAGGGTAGGACGAAAATAGCACCTAATAGAGAGTGGCATGACGCACAACCTCTCCGGGAAAGCTTTCCAGTATCATAATATAATATTGGCAATGGATGAAACCTTTACTTTGCCAGGTTACATTTCAGGCCTGATTTACGGTCTTGTGCAGGACCCCTGTTGCTCCACGGTTAAACATCGCGTTTATGCTGCCAACGCTGGCTGCATTGTGATAGTGTTGAGGACGTAAGTCCTGTGTAGATTACGTTTGCATTTTATGATCCACTTTACTACGCAACACCGAcactttttttgtcaacaacTTCCAATACAATTTGTATTGGCAAAAGTCATAAAGAAAGTGCAATGAATGGTGACCCACAGACATTATTTCGATCCTCAGCGTGTAAGGGACAATATTTGGCCATTTTCTTTAGATGCTGTCTATATTTACCTCGTAAAGGCCCTCACCTCTTAGAACCCGAACCAAGTGGAACCGGCATTAAAGGAACTACACCAATTCAACTACATCATGTTATCCTACTAATCatgttattttagtgtttttagtgTACTATGAAGGGTTTCTGGTATTCTATGAGTATTTAGTtctctgtccatggtgctgaaatgtGAACAGACTTCCCACAacagaaacctttttttttttattaggctATAATACATGAACTGCGATCCTACTAAGTTGAGCATTTAGTTTGTAGCCCAACTTTAAGTTATTAACTTTGTTATGATTTCATAACAAAGAACTTCTATCTCATATATAGATAGATTTCTTtagtattttatatatgttttatatagtTAGTGGTGAATTGTCTCTATAATAAACTGTAATGTCTACTGGACTCCAAACTAAATTggattaatttatttatttcttgccAGTGATATAATTTATATTCTTGATGTAAACGAAGCTGTTGTCCACCAGCCTGACTGGTAGAAATATAAAGTGACTTGCCTGAAATGTGACACGTCCTCTAATTTAGTGTCTGTGTGGCTGTCAGGCTGCTAGACAGAGGCTACCTCTAATTGGATGGTTTTCTAACAAACAGGCTCTGAAACACGTCCGTGGTGTTACAGGTAGTTACAGACAGGCAGCCCAGCCTGGAAAACATCAGTGAAATCACAAATAACTTAGATATTAGTATATTAATGTTtagaatatttttcatttcacatataTGGCTTAAAGACTTAGACATGATGTTAGTGGTGTTCTTAAAAGTGCTAAATATCAACCAATAGAATCTACATGCGGCCATCAATTGGTACTCGATCTCCCAACTAATGGAGTAATGCATGTAGTAAGACGCTCACCTGGTCAAAAGACCTTTGTCGCCACCTGGTGGCCTTCTCAAGCTTTACACAACTCTGTGTTATCGATTTCCGCAGATGAATCTGAATTAGTGCAACTGAGCAGGAAAAGCAGAGGCGGAACTAATATAAACAACAACTCTTTTATTTTAAGCATTACAGAAGACCTGGCTAGTAGGTGAGCATGAACAAGTCGTGAACTCACCAATTAATGTTAGTTATAAATCTGCTGcaaatgtttgctgtgaaaaagCCAGTCCttataatgtttttaatgatattgtTTATGTTAGATCTTTAAATTAATTCTTTCTATGGCACGAAAATGACATTCAtattacatacatatacatattaaataaataaatattaaacacagtttgttttaaaagtatgGATGTCATCCCAACAAAAAATTAGGCTACAATGAATAAGTGACAGAACAACTGGCTTTTCATTAACATTAATGAGGAATCCTATCCAGTCTCATTTGTGAGCTTCTGCAGGAATATGTTGCCATCTTCTGGTGCTTCAGGTACATGACACCAGGTCACCAGGTTTCGGTTCTTTGAACACACACCATAGTTCACACTGAAGATCAATGAAAGCCTGGGGGGTTGACAAGTTATCAAGTTAGCCTGTGGCAACTgatattttaatgaaatatggCAATGTGAtgttttccttttctatctTGGGGTGGAAGAAGCGTAAAGACATACATGCAGTATCTGCTCATTCATTAACAGGTCATGTGGACTCATAGGTACTGTGTTAATATCTTGCCCAGTCTTAAACATAGTTATTAAGCCTGTAGCCACTGCTGGAGCAAAGTGAGGAAGCGTGATTGTCTTTAAGGGCCTCTGGGGGCTTGTAGAGTGGACCAGGGGGATATATGTTGTTGAAGGCAGGGGGAGGTGATGGTGTTTGAGTCTTTCGCATATGGCTGGGATTCCGTGACCTGTTGCCACTGCTGCTCCAGCACATCACCAGTCCTCCGGCCATGCTGGAACAGGCTGCGCCATAACCAAGGTACACAGCCAGGCCGAGCTCATACTTCAAACCAATGGGAAGGAATGGGTTATAGAAATCCATTAAAACGCTGCTGGTGGTCCAGGACACAGTGACAAGGCAGAGTAAACCAGCACAGATAAAACAAATCCCACCACTCTGGGCCAGCAGAGACTTGATCAGTGAGCCTTGAGCAAAGCGGGTACATTTCATCCCCGTCACAGAAACCAGAGAGGCAAGGACTGAGGTGATGCAGGAGAGCACCATGAGCGCTCGGGCTGCCTAATGTGGAGGAGAGCATAGAAGAATTTTAGCATTAGGATTAATCCTGCTGCTATACTTGCGGTCTTGAAGGCAGCAGGACCTCTTCatcaattaaaaaacacacttaacATTGTTTAATCACCTTGATATTTGATTATATTATTGAACAGCTGACAAGTTTCAGAAGTCTGCCACAGAAAAAGATTGGATCCCTTAAGATGCCTGCTGTTAAAACTGAATGTTAAATTTTGGTGGTGGTGGCTTCAGTTTTCTTGTTCTGTCAAACTACCCCTATCccaaagttatttattttacagtggaataaaaaaaaaagataacagcAGCAAATACTCACATCAttaagaaatgagaaaatggtTGGCATTTATTGATCaattataaaaatgatttagATAAAAGCTTCAACCACATGGTGCATGTACATTACCTGAAGGTCATGTGGCAGTGCCAGAAGAGATCTGTACAGTTCACACTGGTAAATGCCAGTGCTGTGCCATACACACTCCATCCACAGACCTTTCATGTGGGTGGTAGCTGTGATGATATTAGAGCCCACATAAGCTGTGCTGCGCCACTGCGGGAGCAGGGTTGCAACTACAGTTCCCACAAGCCCCATCATCCCAAAGATGAAGCCAAAGAGCTGAACTACTGTGCTGGCCATGACTGGTTCACTTGGACAGATGCTCAAACTGCAAAGTACAAAGTTACAAGTGTAGTTTAGAGTTTAAGGTAGTTTAAAGTTGATGAGTATTTCTATGTGTTTAAAGTCCATCTATCACTATTTAGTCTCAGTCATATAGATATGTGATATAGTTATGTGGTCAAAaggaaaatcaacaaaaaaactactgtaaatatatgCAACAAACCAtcacatgaaaaagaaacagaaaaaaactgctgtCCCCC
Proteins encoded in this window:
- the LOC113122952 gene encoding claudin-14; the protein is MASTVVQLFGFIFGMMGLVGTVVATLLPQWRSTAYVGSNIITATTHMKGLWMECVWHSTGIYQCELYRSLLALPHDLQAARALMVLSCITSVLASLVSVTGMKCTRFAQGSLIKSLLAQSGGICFICAGLLCLVTVSWTTSSVLMDFYNPFLPIGLKYELGLAVYLGYGAACSSMAGGLVMCWSSSGNRSRNPSHMRKTQTPSPPPAFNNIYPPGPLYKPPEALKDNHASSLCSSSGYRLNNYV